A window of Hallerella porci genomic DNA:
CTTTATCGGACGATTTATCATAAATTTTACTTTGACGAAGGCTATTATGCGTTCACGCGGCAGTTTATTTTCCGCGGGGTGGCGGCAACCGCCAAAGCATTCGAAGATTATGTCATCGGCGGCCTCGTGAAAGCGGTGACGGCTCTTCTCCGTTTTGCAGGAGTTCTCGTCCGCGAAATGCAATCCGGTTACCTTTCTTTTTACATCGGCACTTTAATCGTCGGCGTCATTTTGTGGCGCTATCTCGGCGGACTTCCCATCTAAAGGTTTCGTATGATAAGCACAATCCTCTTTAATTCTATTTGGATTCTTCCGCTGATTGCGGTTCTTGTCTGCGCTCCCATTTCCCGCTCGCAAACAAAGACCATCAAACGGATTCATTTGACATTTGCGGGAATTGTTTTAGCGATTGCCGCTGGGCTCGTCTATTACACTTACACGCTGACGATGCCGCTCGGAATTCCTTCGGGCAATAAACCGTTTGTTCAATATCTGACGGATTTTGAATGGCTTCCGGCGATTCACGCCCATTATACGATGGCGACGGATGCTCTCGGCATTTTACTCGTCTTCTTAACCGCGGTAATTGTCTTCACCGGAATGCTCGCTAGCTGGAAAGTGGATCATCAACAAAAAGAATTCTTCGCGTTGATGCAACTTCTCGGCACCGCCGTTTACGGCGTCTTCATGAGCTTTGATTTGGTTCTCTTCTTCATCTTTTACGAGATGGAAGCGCTCTGCATGTATTTAATGATTGCGGGCTGGGGAACGGGCAACAAAGATTACGGCGGTAAGAAATTAACGCTCACTTTGGCGCTCGGCAGTGCGATGGTACTTTCGACTCTCTTCGGAATTTTCATCGAAAGCGGAGCGACGACGTGGAATATTCTTTCTCTCGCAGACGTTAAACTCCCGATGAGTTTCCAAATGTGGGCTTTCCCGATGCTCTTTATGGGATTCGCCGTTTCGGGTTCACTTTTCCCGTTCCATTTTTGGTCGCCCGATGGTCACGCTTCGGCGCCGACGGCAGTTTCGATGCTTGCCGCAGGTGTGATGATGAAAATGGGACCGTTTGCCTGCTTACGAGTCGCTATTTACTTAATGCCCGAAGCTGCAAAAATTTATTTGCCCTATATCGCTTTCCTCGTCATCTTTAATGTCGCCGTGGCGTGCTTTATCGCCATTCGGCACCGCGATCTCAAATACATTACCGCTTACAGTTCTATTTCACACTTAGGACTCATCTTCCTCGGACTTGCTGCGGCAACTCCGCTCGCCTTCCGCGGTGCTGCGCTTCAAATGCTTTCGCACGGATTTCTCACCGGACTTTTCTTTGCAAGCATCGGGATGATTTACGGCAGAACGCATACGCGGAATATTGACGAAATGGGCGGCTTAATGCGGATTATGCCATTCCTCGGCGTTGCCTTTACCATCGCCGGTTTTGCAGGCCTCGGGCTCCCAGGACTTTCGGGATTTGTTGCAGAAACTTCAATTTTCATCGGCAGCTTCCAAAGTCCTATTCCGCATGTGAAAATTGTAACGATTCTCGGAATCCTTTCGATTACTGCGACTGCGGTTTATATTTTGCAAACTGCAAACCGAATGCTTTCGGGCCCGGTGAAAGTGGAAAAATTCAAAACTCTCACCGACGCCGACTTTATCGAAAAGACGACTCTCGTCATCATTATGGCTTGCCTTTTCGGTATCGGTCTTTTCCCCGGTTGGATTTCGGAATTTCTCGATACAGCAATCGCTCCTATTTACGCCAATTTAATGAGGTAAAATCATGACGAATTTTATTTTACCCGATATTTTGCTTTTGATTTTTCCGTTTGCGGTAATCATTTTGCATTTTCTTTTCCCGAAAAAACACGAACTTCCCTTCCGTTTTTCGGCGGTCTTTTTCATCGGCATTTTTGTGCTTCTCAACTGCCTTTTGGTCGGTGGCGCGCAGACATTCCTCTCGAATTGGACGATTGATAGCTTTGGCATTTTAATGCGCGAAGTTTTGGTCTTGGGAACTCTTCTCGCAATTCTCTTTGCGAAAGATTACTTTGACCATCCCGCAGACGGAAAACCGCGTTTGCATCAATTCGCAGAATTTTCGGCGGCGATTGCTGCGGCAACTTTCGGCGGATTTATCGTCGTCTCGGCAAATGAACTCTTGACTCTTTTCCTCGGGCTTGAACTGGCAACTCTTCCGATGTATGCGCTCAGCGCTTGGAATAAAGCGGATCCGCAAGGCTCGGAAGCGGGAACGAAATACATTCTCATGGGAAGTGTTGCGACTGCATTCGAACTTTTCGGAATGAGTTATCTCTACGGTTTTTCGGGAAGTATGCATTTTAATGCCATCGCGGAAGCGGTTTCTGCAAGCCCGATGAATCCACTTCTTTGGATTTCGGCGCTTTTCCTCTTCTGCGGAATCGGATTTAAGTTGACGCTTTTCCCATTCCACACTTGGGCTCCCGATGTTTACGAAGGCGCTCCGACGCCGGTGACCGCAGCACTTGCTGTGACGAGTAAAACGGTCGCTATCGCATTTGTCGCCGTTCTCGTTTACGGTCCGCTTCAAGCCATTCACGCCGAATTGATTCCGTTCATTTCCATTCTCGCGGGCGTAACCATTTTCGCGGGTAACTTGGGCGCAATGAAGCAATCTAGACTGCGCCGCTTTATGGCTTACAGTTCTATTTCGCAAGCGGGTTACATCTTGGTCGCGCTCAATGGTCCCGAAGTCACCGCAAAAACCGCAGTCGTCTTCTACCTTTTCCTTTATGCGCTTTCGAATTATCTCGCATTCTTCGTCTTCGGAATCATCGGACAAAAACGCCCCGAATCTTTTCATTCTCTTTCGGGACTTGCAAAAGAATGTCCGAGTTTAGCGGTTGCGATTGCAGTTGCCGCATTCAGTTTAGCGGGAATTCCCCCACTCGCAGGATTCGTTGGAAAATTCTTCCTCTTTGAAAGTGCTGCTAGCGCGGGCACTTATTTCCTCGTCGCCTTTGCGTGCTTAAACAATGTCATCGCTCTCTACTACTACTTGCAACTGGTGAAGAGCGCGTGGGTCGATCCTGCCGACACGGCTTTAGCCCCGATTGAAATCAATCGTCGCCAAAAAGTCTGCATTATTCTTCTCACGGCGGGCGTTATTTTAGCGGGCGTTCTCCCCTTCCTCAGCAGCAACATTGCGATGGTAATGCGGAGTTAACCCTTCCGAGTCAATTCAAAAAGGCACCCGATTGGGCGCCTTTTTTATTGGGACTTTTCAAAAATTTAAGTGTTAATCGGCGGAAAAGGAAGTTCCAAATCAACGCTAATAGGACAATGATCCGAGCCTTGAACTTGGGGATAAATTTGCGCATCGGTAACGTTTTGCGCTAACGCCGAATCGACGAAAGCATAATCAATTCGCCAACCGATATTGCGTTCACGGGAATTTGCCCGATTAGACCACCACGAATACGCATCGGAAACATTCGGATGCAAAGTGCGGAAAGTATCTTCAAAACCGGCGGCGATATATTTATCAATCCAAGCGCGTTCAATCGGCAAAAAGCCGCTCACGTTTTCGTTTTCTTTCGGACGAGTGATGTCGAGTTCGGTATGGCAAGTATTGTAATCGCCGAGAGTTACCACATGACGTCCGCGCTTAAGCCATTCCAAGCTGTTGTCCAAAAAGGCATCGTAAAAGCGCAATTTATAATCGACGCGGTCTTCGCCTTGTCCACCGTTCGGAAAATAAATGGAATTTAAAACCCAATCGGGAAAGACGAGCTGCACAACGCGACCTTCTTCGTCAAATTCTTCGATGCCAAAACCGTATTCGACGGAGTCGGGTTCAATTTGACTTAAAATCGCAGTGCCGCTGTAGCCCTTTTTCTTTTGACAAGGATTCCAATAGCAGAAATATCCTTCGGGCGAGGCAATCGTCTCGGGAATTTGATCTTCTTCCGCACGAATTTCTTGTAAACAAAGAAGTTCAGGCTGCGTCGTCTTAAACCAATCGGCAAATCCTTTCTTTTCGGCAGAACGGATGCCGTTCACATTCCAACTATAAATGCGCATGCGCCAAAGATAGTTTTATTTGTTCGCTAAAAAGCTAAAATCTTCGCAAGAAAGGACTTCTAAGCGGTTTCCCATCGCTTGGTTGCGAGTCCGATCGCTGCCGTATTTTTCGGGAATGCGGAAGCAATATTCGTATTCGGTTCCGGCATCGGTCGGAATCGTGAGTTTGAACGCGCGGATGCGGTCTTCGCGCTTGTGACTTGTACCTTTATAGCCTTCGTGATATTCGTAACGGTTCTGAATTTTCTTTAAGCGAGCGTCTTGGTCAAAGCGCAAATCTTGAATGATTTGGCCGGAAAGTTCCACCGGGAAACTGCCTGGAATACGCAGTTCGGTTTTGCCGTTCGCTTGGACGATTTTCGCGTCTTTGGGATTGACTAAATAACGTTCTTTTGCAATGTTGCGGTAAGACTTAAAATGCACTGTGCGCACGCCGCAAAGTTCCCGCATATCCGGTTGTTCCACAAAGTCAATTTCACGGCAAGCGGGCGGCATATTTTCGGGCACTTCTAAGTTGCTGCCGTCAGAAGTTCCACCGCAAGCGGTAAAAAATGTCAAAAACGAGAAGGTAATTCCCAACGCAAATTTGAATCTCATAATGCTAATATAAATTTTACTTGTATAAAGCGCTTGCAAAAAAGAAAAGTTTTGCGTTTTTTGGCGATTATGTCATTGAAATCAGCGTTCCTACGACGACGAGAGAAAGCATTAAATTCAAAAAAAGCATTGTTCGGCGAAGAATTTTGGTGAACGATTCTTGCCAAGCGGGATCTTTGACTTCTTTGATTTCTTTAATCCCGAGAAGAACGCTTAAAAATCCGGTAATGACGAGCATCAACGCTCCCGGAAAATAGCCATCGTTCCACACTAAAATCGAGATGAATGCCCCGAGAATCATCGCGATTCCGCCGACGCAAACTTCAAAGCGAGCGAGTTTTTTTTGCATGAAAACCTCTTAAAGCGAGAATAAAGCGATGAGACTAATCCGCGGTTTCGATGATTTTAAGGGTCCATTTAATGGCCAACTAAAATTCAAATGATTCACCAATTTCGTGACGGATTTTGTCATCGCAAAGCGGACGCCGACGCCTGCGATATAAGTCAAATCGTCGGGCTCAAATTCGTGAACGGCAGAAGAAGTTTCGCCAGCTTTAAAGAATGCGGCAAAGACGGGCGCAACGGTTCCGATTTCAAAATGCGGAAAGAATCGTTCTTCAATTTGCCCGTAGAATCGCGCTTGTCCGGTGTAAAGATACGTCGGAAATCCGTAAAATTCTTGATTCGAAAGTCCGCCGAGAGAAAGTTGTTTTCCGAATGCGGCGCGTTTATAAGTATCCATGTAGCCGAGAAGTTGCGTTGAGAACCATTCATTGGAACGCCAAATATATTCTGCAGAAATGCGTTCGTAAATATCGCGGCGAGAATCGTCGGTGACATAAAAATAGGACCACGCCGAAAGCATTAAATGATGCATCCGCGAACCGAGTGCGAGATAAATTTTATAGTCAAATCGCCAATCGTTATCGGTGGCGCCGAGCGCTGTGAAATTCTTGGATGCGCCGATTTTTACGCTGTAACCTTTATCGACGTCTTCCGTCCATTTGGCGTGGCGGAAATTCGTCAAACGATCGTAGCGAATCCGCGAAAAGGTGAAGCTTAATCCAAAACGCGAATCGACCATATCGGGAATCCAATGTTTTACGTCGCTAGAATCGAGTGCGTAAGCGCGATTATCTTCTAAGAAAAGATAACGCGAAGTGTTTTTATACGAGCGTCCGAGACGATGATAGTCATAGCTTAAATTCAGATAAATTTTGAATTCTTCGCTTCCGAAAGAATGCCCGATGCGAAAACTTGTCGAATCTTCTTCGAGTCCGTTGACGCGGATGACGCGATTTCCATGTTTGCGATTGTAATTGGGCAATTCTTCTTTGACGGTATCGGCAACAGCAACGGAAACTTTTTTCGTCGGGAGCTTCCCCGTCCAATAATATTTCACATCTTGCTTGTCCATATATTCGGCAAATGTGTAAGCCCATTCATTTTTACTGCGAGAAAGGTATGGCTTATACATGGTGAAATAATTCGTGTAGCCATCAGTATTGTCCGAAACCGAAACTTCTAAGCGATTATTTCGGAAAAGGAAATTGCTGTTGTTATACAGAGCCATAAAGCGGTCGCGGAATTCATCGTGCGAATAATAAACGCCGATGGTTTGTCCAAATCCGAGGAAATTATTTTCCCAAATTCCGACGCCGTAATAAACAGGACCATCGCTCGGACGTTCTAAGGAAAGCGGCACCGTAAGCGTCCACGTATCGCTTGTCTTCACCCGCAAAATATTTTTTCCATCGGCAGAAATTTCACGGGTAATGTGTGCGTCAGCAATATACGCTTGGCTGCGCAAATTTTTTTCGCTTTCAATGAGTTCGTACAAATTCACTGTATCGCCGACATCGAACAGCACGAGCTTTCGCACGACCGATTCGCGGGTTTCGATGTGAATTGTATTTCCGATGTGATAAACTAAACTATCTGCCCACGTGTAAGCTTTTGAATCGTCAAATGCATCGCCCGGATAAACAGCGATAGAATCGACGCGGAAATATTCGAGCGAATCCGCAGTCGGCTGCACAAACATCGGCTCGGGCGTAACGGCTGCGGCATAGATTGCCAACGAAAGAATTGCAATTAAAATTTTCACGGAAGTTCAACCGCCATTCGGAAGACGGATTTCTTTCCCGTGTTGCTTCGTTCCGCGGCCGTTGCGCTGCGGACTTGAAGATTCTTTGCGGTGACGCCTGTTTGCGCTTGCAACGCTTTTAAAAGTTTTGCGTTGCGCTCTTCGGCGAGAGCGTTAATTTGGGCGATTAACGCTTCGTCTGACGGACGTTGCCACGAAGCTACAAACTGTTTGAACGCATCATCTTCTTCGGCTTCTAAAGCAGCTTTGCGTTCTACCGGCGTCAAATTTTCTTTGCCATTTGTCGCTTTGTAAAATGCAAGTTTTTCCATTTTAAGAGCGAAAGATTCCAACTGTTTTTTCGGATCAAAATTTTGCAAAATCGTCATCGAAGCGCCCGGTTTTTGCGCTAAAATTTCGGTCCATTTTTTCGCGATGCCATATTGTTCGCTCGTAAAATCGTTTGCGGCAACATCGATTTCAAATTCGCTTGGCGTCGATGAACCGAAGAGGAATTTCGCCGGAGAAAGTGCGACTTTAACAAGCAAATTTCTCACCGTTTGCCAAATGATTTTTCCGTATGAAAATTCCGGATCATTCAAATTTCCTTTGATCGGAATATCGAATTCAATTTTTCCATCTTTGTCTTTCAAAATGTAAAGCGCGACTTTCATCGGAACGCTGTATTCGGGTTTTGCGTTATCCGGTTTATCGCCGACGGTTAAATTGTAAATGTCGATATTGTGACGGCTATCGATTTCATTATTTTGAATGACATTGTCCGAAGCGAGACCTAACGAGCCCGCGACAAGCGGATAGCCTGTATAATGTTCCGAATATTTGGAGAAATCTTTCATGCTCACATTTTTCACATCGATGTTCGCTTGCAAAGAATTTAAATCCGACGGTTTAATTTTTGCAGAAACTTTGACCGAACCGCCGTGTGGCAGTGTGGCGCGGACGCGGACCGTTGTTTGCTTTTCAAAGGCGACGTTTGCAGCGTCGACAGAAATTCCCGAAACCGTATAAGAAAATCCGCCGGGAATTGTGTTGTCGTTGAGTGTAAACTTGGTATCCGAAAAGGAAAGTTGTTTGAGAAGCGCATCGAGAGGCTTTGCCGCTTCCGTTTTTTTCGGCTCCGCAGCCGGTGTCGCTTTTTCTGTTTTTGTCGAATCATCTTTCGCTTTGACTTGGAAATCTTGCGCGGCGTTCGAATCAGCGGGGGCCGCTTTTTTCGGCGTTAATAAGACTTGCAAATTGTTGGAATTTTTATTCATATCAAAGTGTGCGAACGCTCCGCGCACCAAGACAGAATCGATGACGAAACGATTTTCATTTAAATTGGCTTCGGCAATTCCTACGCCGATGTGATCCACACCGAGAGTTTTTCCCGAAGATTCTGTTAAGACGACATCATCGACGGAAACCGTTCCATTCACCGCCGAAGCGAGAACGTCATCCACATTTCCTGAAACCGAAATATCGACGCTCACTTTTCCCGAAAGATCTTGGAAATTCAGCGCGCTTTCTAAGTAAGGTTTGACGGCGCCGATTGCAAAATCCGAGAGTTTTACATTCAATGCAAAATTGCCTTTTTGCATATTGTAATCGGCAGAAACGCCTAACGAACCGCCGCTTGCAAATTCCAATTTGACGCCGGCAGAAGTATTCTTATTCGAGAAATAAACTTCGGGTACTTTTACTGAGAAATCTTTGATTTCAATATCGGAATTGACTGTCTGATCGACGTAAATGACGTTGCCCGAAAGAATGGCGATTTTTTTAATGGAAATGCCGAAAGGAAGCGCGTTCACTTGACTTGCGCCCGGAGCGGTCGCAGAATCCTGCGCAATTTTTGTCGAATCCATTTGTGAATTTGCTAACGAATCTACCGCCGAAGAATCCATCGCTGCGGCTTCTAAAGAATCCGTTTGCGATGAATCGCGCGCTGCTAAAAATTCTAGCATATCCGTGAAATTAAAAACTTCCCCATTTTGAATGACGCGGGCGTATGGCGAATCGATTTTAAGTTCCGAAAGGCAAATGTCGCCGACGAAAAGGCAGCTCGGATCGGCGTTTACGAAGAATTGATGAAAGGCGGCAAATCGGGTGACGTCGTCATTTTCGTAAAGCACAAAATCATCGATTGTCACCGTAAAGCGGAACGGATTAAAGGAAATATTTCCAATTTCCATTTTTCGCCCGATCAATTCTTTCGAATGCTCTTCGATATAACCGCGCGCAATTTTCGGTGCAAAAAAACATGCGGCGATAACGAGGAGAATTAAAACAGCGAGAATGATTCCGAGAATACGAAATGCTTTTTTCATATTGGAAACGATAGAAAATTATGCTACATTTGTTTTGGGACGAC
This region includes:
- a CDS encoding complex I subunit 4 family protein; the encoded protein is MISTILFNSIWILPLIAVLVCAPISRSQTKTIKRIHLTFAGIVLAIAAGLVYYTYTLTMPLGIPSGNKPFVQYLTDFEWLPAIHAHYTMATDALGILLVFLTAVIVFTGMLASWKVDHQQKEFFALMQLLGTAVYGVFMSFDLVLFFIFYEMEALCMYLMIAGWGTGNKDYGGKKLTLTLALGSAMVLSTLFGIFIESGATTWNILSLADVKLPMSFQMWAFPMLFMGFAVSGSLFPFHFWSPDGHASAPTAVSMLAAGVMMKMGPFACLRVAIYLMPEAAKIYLPYIAFLVIFNVAVACFIAIRHRDLKYITAYSSISHLGLIFLGLAAATPLAFRGAALQMLSHGFLTGLFFASIGMIYGRTHTRNIDEMGGLMRIMPFLGVAFTIAGFAGLGLPGLSGFVAETSIFIGSFQSPIPHVKIVTILGILSITATAVYILQTANRMLSGPVKVEKFKTLTDADFIEKTTLVIIMACLFGIGLFPGWISEFLDTAIAPIYANLMR
- a CDS encoding NADH-quinone oxidoreductase subunit N; this translates as MTNFILPDILLLIFPFAVIILHFLFPKKHELPFRFSAVFFIGIFVLLNCLLVGGAQTFLSNWTIDSFGILMREVLVLGTLLAILFAKDYFDHPADGKPRLHQFAEFSAAIAAATFGGFIVVSANELLTLFLGLELATLPMYALSAWNKADPQGSEAGTKYILMGSVATAFELFGMSYLYGFSGSMHFNAIAEAVSASPMNPLLWISALFLFCGIGFKLTLFPFHTWAPDVYEGAPTPVTAALAVTSKTVAIAFVAVLVYGPLQAIHAELIPFISILAGVTIFAGNLGAMKQSRLRRFMAYSSISQAGYILVALNGPEVTAKTAVVFYLFLYALSNYLAFFVFGIIGQKRPESFHSLSGLAKECPSLAVAIAVAAFSLAGIPPLAGFVGKFFLFESAASAGTYFLVAFACLNNVIALYYYLQLVKSAWVDPADTALAPIEINRRQKVCIILLTAGVILAGVLPFLSSNIAMVMRS
- a CDS encoding exodeoxyribonuclease III, with translation MRIYSWNVNGIRSAEKKGFADWFKTTQPELLCLQEIRAEEDQIPETIASPEGYFCYWNPCQKKKGYSGTAILSQIEPDSVEYGFGIEEFDEEGRVVQLVFPDWVLNSIYFPNGGQGEDRVDYKLRFYDAFLDNSLEWLKRGRHVVTLGDYNTCHTELDITRPKENENVSGFLPIERAWIDKYIAAGFEDTFRTLHPNVSDAYSWWSNRANSRERNIGWRIDYAFVDSALAQNVTDAQIYPQVQGSDHCPISVDLELPFPPINT
- a CDS encoding BamA/TamA family outer membrane protein, with the protein product MKILIAILSLAIYAAAVTPEPMFVQPTADSLEYFRVDSIAVYPGDAFDDSKAYTWADSLVYHIGNTIHIETRESVVRKLVLFDVGDTVNLYELIESEKNLRSQAYIADAHITREISADGKNILRVKTSDTWTLTVPLSLERPSDGPVYYGVGIWENNFLGFGQTIGVYYSHDEFRDRFMALYNNSNFLFRNNRLEVSVSDNTDGYTNYFTMYKPYLSRSKNEWAYTFAEYMDKQDVKYYWTGKLPTKKVSVAVADTVKEELPNYNRKHGNRVIRVNGLEEDSTSFRIGHSFGSEEFKIYLNLSYDYHRLGRSYKNTSRYLFLEDNRAYALDSSDVKHWIPDMVDSRFGLSFTFSRIRYDRLTNFRHAKWTEDVDKGYSVKIGASKNFTALGATDNDWRFDYKIYLALGSRMHHLMLSAWSYFYVTDDSRRDIYERISAEYIWRSNEWFSTQLLGYMDTYKRAAFGKQLSLGGLSNQEFYGFPTYLYTGQARFYGQIEERFFPHFEIGTVAPVFAAFFKAGETSSAVHEFEPDDLTYIAGVGVRFAMTKSVTKLVNHLNFSWPLNGPLKSSKPRISLIALFSL
- a CDS encoding DUF748 domain-containing protein codes for the protein MKKAFRILGIILAVLILLVIAACFFAPKIARGYIEEHSKELIGRKMEIGNISFNPFRFTVTIDDFVLYENDDVTRFAAFHQFFVNADPSCLFVGDICLSELKIDSPYARVIQNGEVFNFTDMLEFLAARDSSQTDSLEAAAMDSSAVDSLANSQMDSTKIAQDSATAPGASQVNALPFGISIKKIAILSGNVIYVDQTVNSDIEIKDFSVKVPEVYFSNKNTSAGVKLEFASGGSLGVSADYNMQKGNFALNVKLSDFAIGAVKPYLESALNFQDLSGKVSVDISVSGNVDDVLASAVNGTVSVDDVVLTESSGKTLGVDHIGVGIAEANLNENRFVIDSVLVRGAFAHFDMNKNSNNLQVLLTPKKAAPADSNAAQDFQVKAKDDSTKTEKATPAAEPKKTEAAKPLDALLKQLSFSDTKFTLNDNTIPGGFSYTVSGISVDAANVAFEKQTTVRVRATLPHGGSVKVSAKIKPSDLNSLQANIDVKNVSMKDFSKYSEHYTGYPLVAGSLGLASDNVIQNNEIDSRHNIDIYNLTVGDKPDNAKPEYSVPMKVALYILKDKDGKIEFDIPIKGNLNDPEFSYGKIIWQTVRNLLVKVALSPAKFLFGSSTPSEFEIDVAANDFTSEQYGIAKKWTEILAQKPGASMTILQNFDPKKQLESFALKMEKLAFYKATNGKENLTPVERKAALEAEEDDAFKQFVASWQRPSDEALIAQINALAEERNAKLLKALQAQTGVTAKNLQVRSATAAERSNTGKKSVFRMAVELP